The sequence below is a genomic window from bacterium.
CCCCGCGGGCGATCATGCCCCCGGGGCCGCTGCGGGCGCCGGCGGTCGCGGAGCGGTGGAACTTGTACCCGCGCGCCCCCAGCAGGTCCAGCAGCGCCTCGACGCCCGCATGGCGGTTGTCGCCCCACGTGAAGGGGTCGGCCGGCATGTTCGTCACCGAGAAGAGGTCGCTGCCGAAGACCGGACCGGCCGCGCGCGCCAGGCCGCCGAGGGGCGCAAGCGCGCCAGCGGCGGCGCCCGCGGCGGCCGCCTTCAGCAGCTGGCGGCGGCTGATGCCCGCCTGTGTATTCTCTTCGGGCTGCGCGGCGCGGCTCACGTCACGTTGGACGCCGCCGGGCCCCGGACGGTTCCGGCGCTCGCGCGCCCGCGTCGCGGTTGCGCTCGACCCAGTCGCGGAGCTCCGCGATGTAGCGCGGCCGGTCGAAGCGCTGCACGGACGCGCGGACCGCCGCCGGGTCGAAGTCGCGCTCGTGCGCCTCGAAGAAGCGCACCGCCGCCACCAGCGAGTCCGCCGTCTGCTCGGGGAAGAGCACGCCGGTGGGCGCGCCCGCAGGCGGCGGCCACGGCGCGTGCGCCCCGGGGAAGCCGGGGTGCGGCACGACCGTCTCGAGCGCGCCGCCCCTGCCGAGCGCGATCACCGGCCGGCCGCTCGCCTGGGCCTCGACCGGCGTGATGCCGAAGTCCTCCTCCGCCGTGAAGACGAAGGCGCGGCACCCCGCGTAGGCCGCGCGCAGCGCGTCGGGGCCGATCCAGCCGAGGAACTCCACGTTCGGTCCGGCCAGAGCGCGCAGCCGCTCCTCGTCCTGGCCGCTGCCGACGATGCGCAGCGGGCGGCCGAGCCGGTTGAAGGCCTCGACCGCGAGATCGACGCGCTTGTACGGCGCGAACGCGTTGACCATCAGGTAGTAACCGCCGCCCCCCTCCCCGGGCGCGAAGGCGGAGAGGTCGACCGGCGGGTAGATCACATCCGCGTCGCGGCCGTAGTACTGGCGGATGCGGCCCGCCACGTGGCGCGAGATCGCGGCGTAGCGGTGCGGGCGCCCGGCCGTCGCCACGTCCCAGGCGCGCATCCTGCCGATGAGCGGCGGGATGAGCCGGCGGTTCCACCACGCGAGCCGCTCCGGGCCGAAGTAGTGCGCGTACTGGTCCCACGCGTAGCGCATCGGCGTGTAGCAGTAGCAGAGGTGCGTCGCGCCCGGCGCGGCGATCGCGCCCTTGGCGACGCAGTGGCTGCTCGAGAGCACGAGGTCGTACCCGCGCAGGTCGAACGACTCCACCGCCGCCGGGTACAGCGGCA
It includes:
- a CDS encoding glycosyltransferase; protein product: MSPRVALVHDWLTGMRGGEKCLEAMCELFPGATLFTLLHRAGHLSAPIERMAIRASWIQRVPGRDRIYRHLLPLYPAAVESFDLRGYDLVLSSSHCVAKGAIAAPGATHLCYCYTPMRYAWDQYAHYFGPERLAWWNRRLIPPLIGRMRAWDVATAGRPHRYAAISRHVAGRIRQYYGRDADVIYPPVDLSAFAPGEGGGGYYLMVNAFAPYKRVDLAVEAFNRLGRPLRIVGSGQDEERLRALAGPNVEFLGWIGPDALRAAYAGCRAFVFTAEEDFGITPVEAQASGRPVIALGRGGALETVVPHPGFPGAHAPWPPPAGAPTGVLFPEQTADSLVAAVRFFEAHERDFDPAAVRASVQRFDRPRYIAELRDWVERNRDAGARAPEPSGARRRPT